In Streptomyces chartreusis, the following proteins share a genomic window:
- a CDS encoding molybdopterin cofactor-binding domain-containing protein — MGTHHRSERPDTTPGAGPDGVSRRRFLGYVVAASTLTVAAPLGEAALAPGEAAAAVPSLPGPAEIYDLNDMLTHAALPTANLITIRLDGDGTASFALPRAEVGQGITTSSAMLVAEELDLPLEKIHVTLADARPELLFNQLTGGSNTTISTYTPIRVAAAVARGRLLEAAALELGEAVGTLRAKAGVITSTVTGRSLGYGELAAKAASVATGQVAVTLKEPADFKVIGTARRRIDALAAVTGRKKFAMDVQVPEALPTMVCRPPTINGTVRSVRNLDAVRAMPGITDVVRVSTGVAVRGRTFGQCIDAVRALQVDWGPGTAEDASDDSIRAKLRKAELPLPGIDLLTRSVDARFTFHFASNSALETNCAVADVTEDSAEIWASLKAPIVAQEEIALRLGLPVGAVKVHVTEGGGSFGRKLFHDAAGEAAEISRAMGKPVKLMWHRTDDFRQGRTHPMSTSRVRATYALGQVLTYDQRHTSVATDFGHGVGEIITAEASRLPVGDLTFSETIFTLTQQTPYDFGVVTQLLSETDKGFNTGSMRNIYSPNVRCAQELVVDELARRMGKDPYRFRRSFLKDERARAVLDRVAEAGEWGRAMPAGTAQGIALHPEYHAYVAVLAEIDCRPGTTGREIPDAYTGPRVTKVVCAVDVGLAVNPRGLQAQMMGGIMDAIAITLSSGLHLDNGHFLEGSWDNYFYTRQWNTPPELEIVVMPPTTDTPGGAGELAVAGAMAAVACAYGRATGTMPTTFPLNHEEPLGFEPLPTTPPIPASPTDGLSRAF, encoded by the coding sequence ATGGGAACCCACCACCGCTCCGAGCGGCCGGACACCACGCCCGGCGCCGGCCCCGACGGCGTCAGCCGACGCCGCTTCCTCGGATATGTGGTCGCCGCGTCGACGCTCACCGTCGCCGCACCCCTTGGCGAGGCGGCCCTGGCGCCCGGCGAGGCCGCCGCGGCGGTCCCCTCGCTGCCCGGCCCGGCCGAGATCTACGACCTCAACGACATGCTCACCCACGCCGCGCTGCCCACGGCGAACCTGATCACCATCCGGCTCGACGGCGACGGCACGGCCTCCTTCGCCCTGCCGCGGGCCGAGGTCGGCCAGGGCATCACCACCTCCAGCGCGATGCTGGTCGCCGAGGAACTCGACCTGCCGCTGGAGAAGATCCACGTCACCCTCGCCGACGCACGGCCCGAGCTGCTGTTCAACCAGCTCACCGGCGGCTCGAACACCACCATCTCCACGTACACCCCGATCCGCGTCGCCGCGGCCGTGGCCCGGGGCCGCCTGCTCGAAGCGGCCGCGCTCGAACTGGGGGAGGCCGTCGGCACCCTGAGGGCGAAGGCGGGTGTCATCACCTCCACCGTCACCGGCAGGAGCCTCGGCTACGGCGAACTCGCCGCGAAGGCCGCCTCGGTGGCCACCGGCCAGGTCGCCGTCACCCTGAAGGAACCCGCCGACTTCAAGGTGATCGGCACCGCCCGGCGACGCATCGACGCGCTGGCCGCGGTCACCGGCCGCAAGAAGTTCGCCATGGATGTGCAGGTGCCGGAGGCGCTGCCGACGATGGTGTGCCGGCCGCCGACGATCAACGGCACCGTCCGCTCGGTGCGGAATCTGGACGCGGTGCGGGCCATGCCCGGCATCACGGACGTCGTCCGCGTCTCGACCGGCGTCGCCGTGCGCGGCCGTACCTTCGGACAGTGCATCGACGCGGTACGCGCCCTCCAGGTGGACTGGGGCCCCGGAACCGCCGAGGACGCCTCCGACGACAGTATCCGCGCGAAGCTGCGCAAGGCCGAACTCCCGCTGCCCGGCATCGACCTGCTGACCAGGTCGGTCGACGCCCGCTTCACCTTCCACTTCGCCAGCAACAGCGCCCTGGAGACCAACTGCGCCGTCGCCGACGTCACCGAGGACTCCGCCGAGATCTGGGCGAGCCTGAAGGCGCCGATCGTCGCCCAGGAGGAGATCGCGCTGAGGCTCGGACTGCCGGTGGGCGCGGTCAAGGTCCATGTGACGGAGGGTGGCGGCTCCTTCGGGCGCAAGCTGTTCCACGACGCCGCGGGTGAGGCCGCCGAGATCTCCCGGGCCATGGGCAAGCCGGTCAAGCTGATGTGGCACCGCACCGACGACTTCCGGCAGGGCCGCACGCACCCCATGTCCACCTCACGCGTGCGTGCCACCTACGCGCTCGGGCAGGTGCTCACCTACGACCAGCGCCACACCTCCGTGGCCACCGACTTCGGCCACGGCGTAGGCGAGATCATCACCGCCGAGGCCAGCCGCCTGCCCGTCGGCGACCTCACCTTCTCCGAGACGATCTTCACGCTCACCCAGCAGACCCCCTATGACTTCGGCGTCGTCACCCAGCTGCTCAGTGAGACCGACAAGGGCTTCAACACCGGCTCCATGCGCAACATCTACTCGCCCAACGTGCGCTGCGCGCAGGAACTGGTGGTGGACGAGCTGGCCAGGCGCATGGGCAAGGACCCCTACCGGTTCCGCCGCTCCTTCCTCAAGGACGAACGGGCCCGTGCCGTGCTCGACAGGGTCGCCGAGGCGGGGGAGTGGGGCCGCGCCATGCCGGCCGGGACGGCGCAGGGCATCGCGCTGCACCCCGAGTACCACGCGTACGTCGCGGTCCTCGCCGAGATCGACTGCCGCCCGGGGACCACCGGACGCGAGATCCCCGACGCGTACACCGGCCCGCGCGTGACGAAGGTCGTGTGCGCCGTGGACGTGGGTCTGGCGGTGAACCCGCGCGGCCTTCAGGCACAGATGATGGGCGGCATCATGGACGCCATCGCGATCACGCTCAGCTCAGGACTGCACCTCGACAACGGGCATTTCCTGGAGGGCAGTTGGGACAACTACTTCTACACCCGGCAGTGGAACACCCCGCCGGAGCTGGAGATCGTCGTGATGCCGCCGACCACCGACACCCCCGGCGGCGCGGGGGAGTTGGCCGTCGCGGGCGCGATGGCTGCCGTGGCCTGCGCCTACGGACGCGCGACGGGCACGATGCCGACGACCTTCCCCCTCAACCACGAGGAACCGCTCGGCTTCGAACCGCTGCCCACCACCCCGCCGATCCCCGCGTCCCCGACCGACGGCCTGAGCCGCGCCTTCTAG
- a CDS encoding (2Fe-2S)-binding protein, translated as MPEHTFILNGESVTVDIEDDVRLLWVLRDVLGVTGPKYGCGLGVCQACTSHINGKAFNPCSVPVKDLRPTDEVTTIEGLPATVGGELHPMQEAWLEYDVAQCGYCQPGQIMTAVAKVRQAREEGREISEADLDEIRNVCRCGTYHRIREAIVAGAKKY; from the coding sequence GTGCCCGAACACACCTTCATCCTCAACGGCGAGTCCGTGACCGTGGACATCGAGGACGACGTCCGGCTGCTGTGGGTGCTGCGGGACGTCCTCGGCGTCACCGGACCGAAGTATGGCTGCGGGCTCGGTGTCTGCCAGGCCTGCACGAGCCACATCAACGGCAAGGCGTTCAACCCCTGTTCGGTCCCCGTGAAGGACCTGCGTCCCACCGACGAGGTCACCACCATCGAGGGCCTGCCCGCCACGGTCGGCGGCGAGCTGCACCCGATGCAGGAGGCCTGGCTGGAGTACGACGTCGCCCAGTGCGGCTACTGCCAGCCAGGCCAGATCATGACCGCCGTCGCCAAGGTCCGCCAGGCCCGTGAGGAGGGCCGCGAGATCAGCGAGGCCGACCTCGACGAGATCCGCAACGTCTGCCGCTGCGGGACGTACCACCGCATCCGCGAGGCGATCGTGGCCGGCGCGAAGAAGTACTGA
- a CDS encoding esterase/lipase family protein: MRTRRLRRPPRRRLLTTSMAALTAAACIGAVGVDRSQAAPEASDTAPVAASDPVGPPEDDFASAFAYSLAHPTAVPSGANDFACRPSAAHPRPVVLVHGTLENRYDNWAALSPRLKEAGYCVFALNHGGSSGPLLGTEDMAASARQLADFVDRVRAATGAAKVDLVGHSQGGMMPRHYIKYLGGAAKVDKLVALTPSNHGTTFSGLGLLALVIPGGNAVLGAGCKACSQQLIGSDFLKDLNSGSETDPGVTYTVITTRYDEVVTPYTSAYLDAAPNVSNVKLQDVCPAELIDHIGISYNDVATRLVFNALDPAHAQRPTC, from the coding sequence ATGCGCACCCGCAGACTGCGACGCCCCCCACGGCGACGCCTGCTGACCACGTCCATGGCCGCGCTCACGGCGGCCGCCTGTATCGGCGCGGTCGGCGTCGACCGCTCCCAGGCGGCACCGGAAGCGAGCGACACCGCGCCGGTGGCGGCGTCCGATCCGGTCGGCCCGCCCGAGGACGACTTCGCGTCGGCGTTCGCGTACTCCCTCGCCCACCCGACGGCCGTGCCCTCCGGCGCCAACGACTTCGCCTGCCGGCCCAGCGCCGCGCACCCGCGTCCCGTCGTCCTCGTGCACGGCACGTTGGAGAACCGCTACGACAACTGGGCAGCGCTCTCCCCACGGCTGAAGGAGGCCGGGTACTGCGTCTTCGCCCTCAACCACGGCGGCAGCTCCGGCCCGCTGCTCGGCACCGAGGACATGGCCGCCTCGGCCCGGCAGCTGGCGGACTTCGTCGACCGGGTCCGGGCAGCCACCGGCGCCGCGAAGGTCGACCTCGTCGGGCACTCGCAGGGCGGCATGATGCCGCGCCACTACATCAAGTACCTCGGGGGCGCGGCGAAGGTCGACAAGCTCGTCGCCCTGACCCCGTCCAACCACGGCACCACGTTCTCGGGCCTCGGCCTGCTCGCCCTGGTGATCCCGGGCGGCAACGCGGTCCTCGGAGCGGGCTGCAAGGCGTGCAGCCAGCAGCTCATCGGCTCGGACTTCCTCAAGGACCTGAACTCCGGCAGTGAGACCGACCCGGGCGTCACCTACACAGTGATCACCACCCGGTACGACGAGGTCGTCACCCCGTACACCTCGGCGTATCTGGACGCGGCGCCCAACGTCAGCAACGTCAAGCTCCAGGACGTGTGCCCCGCCGAGCTCATCGACCACATCGGCATCAGCTACAACGACGTGGCCACGCGGCTGGTGTTCAACGCCCTGGACCCGGCTCACGCGCAGCGGCCCACCTGCTGA
- a CDS encoding helix-turn-helix domain-containing protein, with the protein MTAQAETFTRQPWHELPPVLAALIRSRTEHIVADMTRAIRDEVPAYRRPLDSAVGRDLTESIRRAVLQFVELIEHPDSAQDHHLDHFRHLGRVEFLNGRTTDALQAAFRVGARVGSRRYAEFVQEATLPPATVLTLHEAVLVHINALSNESVKGFLAAQLRSEGEVKRARRALVERLLEPPRGQERVALGPLAERARWALPGAVASVIVRSAGRFSVPGADGELLSIGRGSDLVLIVPEPETSGLIDRVREAARGRVAVVGPAVPPHETWLSLQCARLAVDRRAELPTDGAFLRVDDELSELYLLRGAPIGQLLGRRVLGVFADLPRGRAARLAETLDALLMSWGRTAPEVAQALGIHPQTARKRLRQLEEVFGDRLGDPRFRFEALLALRTHALRADTG; encoded by the coding sequence ATGACGGCACAGGCCGAGACGTTCACGCGTCAGCCCTGGCACGAGCTGCCCCCGGTGCTCGCCGCGCTGATCCGCTCCCGGACCGAGCACATCGTCGCCGACATGACCCGGGCGATCCGCGACGAGGTGCCCGCCTACCGCAGGCCGCTCGACTCCGCCGTCGGCCGTGACCTGACCGAGTCGATCCGCCGGGCCGTGCTGCAGTTCGTGGAGCTGATCGAGCACCCCGACAGTGCCCAGGACCATCACCTCGACCACTTCCGGCACCTCGGGCGCGTCGAGTTCCTGAACGGCCGGACGACGGACGCCCTCCAGGCCGCGTTCCGCGTCGGCGCGCGGGTCGGCAGCAGGCGCTACGCCGAGTTCGTGCAGGAGGCCACGCTGCCGCCCGCGACCGTGCTGACCCTGCACGAGGCCGTGCTGGTCCACATCAACGCGCTGTCCAATGAGTCGGTGAAAGGTTTCCTCGCTGCTCAGCTGCGGTCGGAGGGCGAGGTGAAGCGGGCCCGCCGGGCGCTGGTGGAGCGGCTGCTGGAGCCGCCGCGAGGGCAGGAGAGGGTAGCCCTGGGACCGTTGGCCGAACGGGCCCGGTGGGCGCTGCCGGGTGCCGTCGCGTCCGTGATCGTGCGGTCGGCGGGGCGTTTCTCCGTGCCCGGAGCGGACGGTGAACTGCTCTCCATCGGCCGGGGCAGCGACCTCGTGCTGATCGTGCCCGAGCCGGAGACGAGCGGGCTGATCGACCGGGTGCGGGAGGCTGCCCGTGGCCGTGTCGCCGTCGTGGGCCCGGCGGTGCCCCCGCACGAGACCTGGCTGTCCCTCCAGTGCGCCCGCCTCGCCGTCGACCGGCGCGCCGAACTGCCCACCGACGGTGCCTTCCTGCGGGTCGACGACGAGCTGTCCGAGCTGTACCTCCTGCGCGGCGCCCCCATCGGGCAGTTGCTGGGCCGCCGCGTGCTGGGCGTGTTCGCGGACCTGCCCCGGGGGCGGGCCGCCCGGCTCGCCGAGACCCTGGACGCGCTGCTGATGTCCTGGGGGCGTACGGCCCCCGAGGTCGCCCAGGCGCTGGGCATCCATCCGCAGACGGCCCGCAAACGCCTGCGTCAGCTGGAGGAAGTGTTCGGCGACCGGCTCGGCGACCCGCGCTTCCGGTTCGAGGCCCTGCTGGCACTGCGCACCCATGCGCTGCGGGCCGACACCGGGTGA
- a CDS encoding LysR family transcriptional regulator produces MRHRDSNEEEEARQSVGAAPVDLNLLRTFLAVYRTGSFTAGARLLGLSQPTVTTQIRTLERQLDRELFQRLARGVAPGPYADELASRIVEPLDALATVTGPGGPADVHPAEPVHLAGPAELLTHRVMPAVAPLVDRGVRLRITPGLTEPLLEELRAGRYDLVLSTYRPRGRALASVPLADEEFVLVAAPAWAERIGGPARLAADGPAALHGVPLVAYAEDVPIVRRYWRHVFGRRLVRHPAVTMPDLNAVKAAVAGGTGFSVLPRYLCSAELASGALVPLHDPDDPPINTAFLAQRPGSSGNPHVALVRDHLLEIARDW; encoded by the coding sequence ATGAGACATCGGGATTCCAATGAGGAGGAGGAAGCCCGGCAGTCGGTCGGCGCGGCGCCGGTGGACCTGAACCTGCTGCGCACGTTCCTCGCCGTCTACCGCACCGGTTCCTTCACCGCCGGCGCCCGGCTGCTGGGCCTGTCCCAGCCGACGGTCACCACCCAGATCCGCACGCTGGAGCGGCAGCTGGACCGGGAGCTGTTCCAGCGTCTGGCGCGCGGTGTGGCCCCCGGCCCGTACGCCGACGAGCTCGCCTCCCGGATCGTGGAGCCGCTGGACGCCCTCGCCACGGTCACGGGGCCGGGCGGACCGGCGGACGTACACCCGGCGGAACCCGTGCACCTCGCCGGCCCGGCCGAGCTGCTGACCCACCGCGTGATGCCGGCTGTCGCGCCGCTGGTCGACCGGGGCGTACGGCTGCGCATCACGCCGGGCCTGACGGAACCCCTCCTGGAGGAGCTGCGGGCCGGCCGCTACGACCTGGTGCTGTCGACCTACCGGCCGCGCGGGCGCGCCCTGGCGTCGGTGCCGCTCGCGGACGAGGAGTTCGTGCTGGTCGCGGCACCGGCCTGGGCGGAGCGCATCGGCGGTCCGGCGCGGCTCGCGGCGGACGGGCCGGCCGCGCTGCACGGGGTGCCGCTGGTCGCCTACGCCGAGGACGTGCCGATCGTGCGCCGCTACTGGCGGCATGTCTTCGGCAGGCGTCTGGTGCGCCACCCGGCGGTCACGATGCCGGACCTGAACGCGGTCAAGGCGGCGGTGGCGGGCGGTACGGGGTTCAGCGTGCTGCCCCGCTATCTGTGCTCGGCCGAACTGGCCTCGGGCGCGCTGGTCCCGCTGCACGACCCGGACGATCCACCCATCAACACCGCCTTCCTCGCCCAGCGCCCGGGCTCCTCCGGCAACCCTCATGTCGCCCTGGTCCGCGACCACTTGCTGGAGATCGCCCGCGACTGGTGA
- a CDS encoding type 1 glutamine amidotransferase domain-containing protein — protein sequence MSKILFVMTGADQWTLADGTKHPTGYWAEEAAAPYEAFKAAGHEVVVATPGGVVPPVDKGSLAAEVNGGQENADRIAALLESMTELREPVRLADVDLDDYAAVFYPGGHGPMEDLAVDAESGRLLTLALDSGKPLGVVCHGPAALLAATGADGTNAFAGYRVAAFTNTEETLGGLADKAEWLLQDRLTEAGVQVQVGEPWVPNVIVDRNLVTGQNPASSAPLAVELLKKLG from the coding sequence ATGTCGAAGATCCTGTTCGTGATGACCGGCGCCGACCAGTGGACGCTGGCCGACGGCACCAAGCACCCCACCGGCTACTGGGCCGAGGAGGCCGCCGCGCCCTACGAGGCGTTCAAGGCCGCCGGTCACGAGGTCGTCGTGGCCACGCCCGGCGGCGTCGTACCGCCCGTCGACAAGGGCAGCCTCGCGGCCGAGGTCAACGGCGGCCAGGAGAACGCCGACCGGATCGCCGCCCTGCTCGAGTCGATGACCGAGCTGCGGGAGCCGGTACGACTGGCGGACGTGGACCTCGACGACTACGCCGCCGTGTTCTACCCCGGCGGTCACGGCCCGATGGAGGACCTCGCCGTCGACGCCGAATCCGGCCGGCTGCTGACCCTCGCCCTGGACTCCGGCAAGCCGCTCGGCGTGGTCTGCCACGGCCCGGCCGCGCTGCTGGCCGCCACCGGCGCCGACGGCACCAACGCGTTCGCCGGGTACCGGGTGGCCGCGTTCACCAACACCGAGGAGACCCTGGGCGGCCTCGCCGACAAGGCCGAGTGGCTGCTCCAGGACCGGCTCACCGAAGCCGGCGTGCAGGTCCAGGTGGGCGAGCCGTGGGTGCCGAACGTGATCGTCGACCGCAACCTGGTCACGGGCCAGAACCCCGCCTCCTCCGCCCCGCTCGCCGTCGAACTGCTGAAGAAGCTGGGCTGA
- a CDS encoding TetR/AcrR family transcriptional regulator, with protein MAADRLDEVLDAAYDCLTRYGARRTTMDDIATTMGVSRSAVYQYVRGKDDAFRQLSARLHSQALRRAREAATAEDASYAARVQGILAVKLDLVRRLTGDSPHTAELLDDKARLCGDLCGTFTAGLRQLLVALFTAAGTAAATGPEDAADVCLALVAGLEATPDGERLLGPATDALLTGLLDTSAESGRAESAFPGRVRGATMPG; from the coding sequence ATGGCCGCCGACCGGCTCGACGAGGTCCTCGACGCGGCGTACGACTGCCTCACGCGGTACGGCGCGCGGCGCACCACGATGGACGACATCGCCACGACGATGGGCGTGTCCCGGTCGGCCGTCTACCAGTACGTCCGCGGCAAGGACGACGCTTTCCGCCAGCTCTCCGCACGCCTGCACAGCCAGGCGCTGCGGCGGGCCCGTGAGGCGGCCACGGCCGAGGACGCCTCGTACGCCGCGCGCGTGCAGGGCATCCTGGCCGTCAAGCTCGACCTGGTCCGGCGGCTCACCGGGGACTCCCCGCACACCGCCGAACTCCTCGACGACAAGGCCCGGTTGTGCGGCGACCTCTGCGGCACCTTCACGGCCGGGCTGCGGCAGCTGCTGGTCGCTCTGTTCACCGCAGCCGGGACGGCCGCCGCGACCGGGCCCGAGGACGCCGCCGACGTCTGCCTCGCCCTGGTCGCCGGCCTGGAGGCCACACCCGACGGCGAGCGGCTGCTCGGGCCTGCCACGGACGCGCTGCTGACGGGCCTGCTCGACACGTCCGCCGAGTCCGGCCGGGCCGAGTCCGCCTTCCCCGGCCGGGTGCGCGGTGCGACGATGCCGGGGTGA
- a CDS encoding purine-cytosine permease family protein codes for METHGLDVIADTERKGTPRTLFWPWFGANVSILGIGYGAFALGFGISFWQALAAGVVGIVFSFLLCGFVAVAGKRGSAPTMVLGRAAYGVRGNRLPSVISWVLTVGWETVLCALATMATATVFGRLGWGGGTETKVVALVLVGALTVVVGVMGFDLIMRLQTLITVVTGVLTVVYVALVADHIHWSAVSAVPAGSAQEFIGALVFMMTGFGLGWVNAAADYSRYLPRTASSRGVIGWTTFGASLAPLLLLVFGLLLAGSSADLAEAVAADPIGALTTILPTWFLVPFALVAVLGLAGGAVLDIYSSGLALLSAGLRVPRYVAALFDGVLMIVGSIYIVFAADDFLGPFMGFLTTLGVPIAAWCGIMLADLALRRRDYDEPDLYRPTGRYGDAPLTPLRLTLTATALGWGLVTNSTATWLDWQGYLLHPLGLGGRSGPWAYANLGVLTALALTFVGTLTLHRGRVHEQETLTPSPATDEGASL; via the coding sequence GTGGAGACCCACGGCCTCGACGTGATCGCCGACACCGAACGCAAGGGCACGCCACGCACCCTGTTCTGGCCGTGGTTCGGTGCCAACGTCTCGATCCTGGGCATCGGTTACGGTGCCTTCGCGCTCGGCTTCGGCATCTCCTTCTGGCAGGCGTTGGCCGCGGGAGTCGTCGGAATCGTCTTCTCCTTCCTGCTGTGCGGGTTCGTCGCCGTGGCCGGGAAGCGAGGCTCGGCGCCCACGATGGTGCTCGGCCGTGCCGCGTACGGCGTGCGCGGCAACCGGCTGCCGTCGGTGATCTCCTGGGTGCTCACCGTCGGCTGGGAAACGGTCCTGTGCGCCCTCGCGACCATGGCCACCGCGACCGTGTTCGGCCGGCTCGGCTGGGGCGGCGGCACCGAGACGAAGGTGGTCGCGCTCGTCCTGGTCGGAGCGTTGACCGTCGTGGTCGGCGTCATGGGCTTCGACCTGATCATGCGGCTCCAGACCCTGATCACCGTGGTGACGGGAGTGCTGACCGTCGTCTATGTCGCCCTGGTCGCCGACCACATCCACTGGTCCGCCGTGAGCGCCGTACCGGCGGGCTCCGCCCAGGAGTTCATCGGCGCGCTCGTCTTCATGATGACCGGGTTCGGCCTCGGCTGGGTCAACGCGGCCGCCGACTACTCCCGCTATCTGCCGCGCACCGCGTCGAGCCGAGGCGTGATCGGCTGGACCACCTTCGGCGCGTCCCTGGCACCGCTGCTCCTCCTGGTCTTCGGCCTGCTGCTGGCAGGCTCCTCGGCCGACCTCGCCGAGGCCGTCGCGGCCGACCCCATCGGCGCGCTGACGACGATCCTGCCGACCTGGTTCCTCGTCCCCTTCGCGCTCGTCGCCGTCCTCGGCCTCGCCGGCGGAGCGGTCCTCGACATCTACTCGTCCGGCCTGGCCCTGCTGTCGGCGGGCCTGCGCGTACCGCGCTACGTGGCCGCACTGTTCGACGGTGTCCTGATGATCGTCGGCTCGATCTACATCGTGTTCGCCGCCGACGATTTCCTCGGCCCGTTCATGGGCTTCCTCACCACGCTCGGCGTCCCCATCGCCGCATGGTGCGGCATCATGCTCGCCGACCTGGCCCTGCGCCGCCGCGACTACGACGAACCCGACCTCTACCGCCCCACCGGCCGCTACGGCGACGCACCACTCACCCCCCTCCGCCTGACCCTCACCGCCACCGCCCTCGGCTGGGGCCTGGTCACCAACTCCACGGCAACCTGGCTGGACTGGCAGGGCTACCTCCTCCACCCCCTCGGCCTGGGCGGCAGATCCGGCCCCTGGGCCTACGCCAACCTCGGCGTCCTGACAGCCCTGGCCCTCACCTTCGTCGGCACCCTGACACTGCACCGAGGCCGAGTCCACGAACAGGAAACCCTGACACCGAGCCCGGCGACGGACGAAGGCGCGTCTCTTTGA
- a CDS encoding peptidoglycan-binding domain-containing protein, which translates to MSEPNDPVCPECGTPRAPDGTPDCSCARRASDARRDARAAERAAAEDFDPVRIRPFVELDNDATTDGEGAEPPQEQGDLTAAPAAIPPLSEQEPASEAGLPDTGTRTTPRRRNRTLLLTGAGATLAVLLTGAFLGGLFTYESPSRDGAVSDDVRAPVPDATTEDGTSPEGQSTAVPSTSPSTSSSPSPSTPSGTNSATPTATSSTSTTPPPGTDTTPSTAPDPTDAEGQPPVLRRGDQGPEVVELQLRLRQIGLYSGDADGDFDRQLESAVRTYQLTRVILNDESGTYGTPTRTSLESETSEP; encoded by the coding sequence GTGAGTGAACCGAACGATCCCGTCTGCCCGGAGTGCGGCACGCCCCGGGCGCCCGACGGAACCCCCGACTGCTCCTGCGCCCGCCGCGCCTCCGACGCCCGTCGGGACGCGCGCGCGGCGGAGCGGGCGGCCGCGGAGGACTTCGATCCGGTGCGGATACGACCGTTCGTGGAACTCGACAACGATGCCACGACGGACGGAGAAGGGGCCGAACCCCCGCAGGAGCAAGGAGACTTGACGGCGGCGCCCGCCGCAATCCCCCCGCTCTCGGAGCAGGAACCCGCGTCCGAGGCAGGGCTCCCCGACACCGGCACCCGCACCACCCCCCGGCGCAGAAACCGCACCCTCCTCCTCACCGGCGCGGGCGCCACCCTGGCCGTACTGCTGACGGGCGCCTTCCTTGGCGGGCTGTTCACCTACGAAAGCCCCTCCCGGGACGGCGCCGTCTCCGACGACGTCCGCGCACCGGTCCCTGACGCGACCACCGAGGACGGCACGTCCCCGGAGGGCCAGTCCACGGCCGTACCCTCCACATCACCGTCCACCAGCTCGAGTCCCTCCCCCAGCACACCGTCAGGCACCAACTCCGCAACCCCGACCGCGACTTCCTCCACCTCCACCACTCCCCCGCCCGGCACAGACACCACCCCCAGCACAGCCCCCGACCCCACCGACGCGGAGGGACAACCCCCGGTACTCCGCCGCGGCGACCAAGGACCCGAGGTCGTCGAACTCCAGCTGCGCCTGCGCCAGATCGGCCTGTACTCCGGGGACGCGGACGGCGACTTCGACCGCCAACTCGAAAGCGCAGTCCGCACCTACCAACTCACCCGCGTCATCCTCAACGACGAATCAGGCACCTACGGCACCCCGACCCGCACGTCCCTGGAGTCGGAGACGTCGGAACCGTAG